The window ctattcttttttgtattgatgccggaaaccgcacggcactagtttatttaatatgtgtACGAATGAATTACTTATGTAACGTTTACACAGGACAATTTTGTAACATGATGCCGCTGAGAGTACTTCACGATATCTAACAGAATACTATGCCACTTGAGCGGTTAACCGTTTTAACGGTTACCGGCATGTAACCGTTTACGTTGTGATTCTGTGTCTCATCACTTAACTGGATTGGTTGGCGTCCTTGTGAAATTTACCACCCGCGATATTATTACTTGTATGTTGGTATTGTTACTGATATGTTAACGCAAATATGTTACACATTGTCTTATATCGAAAACACGGGAGTGTACCCGACGTAAATGTTGAAATTTAGATAATTTAACCGATTTATATCTCAGTAAATCTAGTCCAtactatcctactaatattataaatgcgaaagtttgtgagtatgtcaggatgtcagtatgaatgtttgttactctttcacgcaaaatctactaaaccgattacgtTAAAATttggtagctgaagacccagaataacatataggctactttttattccggacTTCCTgtgggattgatagggttccatgcggacaaagtcgcggccGGCCTCTAGtatcttatatttaaataggtagataactttttctttttcttaatttttttaaatagttatataatatatttattttaacaagacgagtgccgtgtgattctcAATACCTAATTTAGttaaggaccactccatctctttcctatggatatcttaaaaggcaactaagggaaagatttataaacttaggattgcTTTATGCGATAAGtatgtcactatctgaatctcaattccatcatttagccatacagctaaacgtggtcttcCAGTCTCCAAAAGGAGGTAATGGGCCCTGtatacctcgtaagggataagaaCGAGacaatatttatgtactttgtatcaagatgaaatatttaaacatgggcataaaatgttttagaaTGACTAAAGTTTTCGGTTTATCGGAATTCCttgtcaatttattttattatttgtaatattcaataatgtgctgtgtggtttccggcaccaatagaatagaacataaaaagactaggaccaccccatatctttcccgtggatgtcgtaaaaggcgactaagggataggcttatatagttgggattcttcttttaggcgataggttagcaacctatcaatatttgaatctcaatgctatcataaagccaaacagctgaacgtggcctatcagtcttcaagaacgttggctctgtctaactcgcaagggaaatagacgtgattttatgcattCAATTACACCCATAATTGCAGGTCTCTCAATGAAATCAAAATGGCCTTCCTCATGAATAACAAAAGATGGTGTATACAATAAgggaaaatttgaaatttagctTCTATTATTCATTGATTATGTAAACATATCTGGATGTCGGCTTCGGGGTTCATTATAACCCCAATATACAGGATGTCTGATAAATCACGTTTCATATTTAAGGGCAATAGTAAATCATGAACacttaactttataaaaccaacaaaatacttaggtactaGTTTGAAAggaacaaaataattacaaaagtgTCAGAATGTTTGGACACGCGCGCACCCAACGAGACTGACGGCCGGCACCGCCGCGCTGTCGCCAACAATACTTTTAACTAAATTTTCAAGcccctattttttataattatttggcaTAAGAATCATATAcagatgtgccgtgtggttcccagcaccaatataaaaaagaataggaccactccatgtcatttcccatggatgtcgtaagaggcttataaacttgggattcttatattaggcgatgggctagcaacctgacacaatttgaatctcaattctatcataaagccaaacagctaaacgtggcctattagacttttcaagatgttgttggctctgtctaccccgcaaggaataaagacgtgactatatgtataaatggagaatcatataaatgaatggcacttttatatatgtaatgcGATTTACCAGACACCCTGTATAACTGACAAAGTCAACTAAAGTAACATAAGTTCACATGAAGTTACCACGGAAACcgtatttattagtttaatcAATCCTCGAACTTTCAAATTGGGTGTAGAATTTTCGTTAatacattatatgtattctGGATTCTCGATTgccttttatgtttatttagatACTAGTTGAACGTATATAGATACGAGGCtaaggtaaataaataggcaaaatCCAACGAACTTTTTACACCTTATTCtgtaaagtaataattaatatcgGTAAGGATACTCGTACTTATATCTTAgagaaatagtaaaaaatcctaatttatgtgcaataactgaaattttgtatgtaaaccAGATGTAGTATCTGTCTACTCCTCTGAGAAAAGGCGtggtattgtatatatatgtacatacatatctatccCTCTATATCTTGtggggagacagagccaacagtcataaaaataattgaaaggGCACgctatttaaatactaacagtttgctagcccatcggctatgAAATTTAATTCCTTCGAGAAAGGAAATTTTGGTTGTGTggaatatctttattgcaccaaaatttacaagaaatagtacataggtagttataaaagaaataaatcacatgCAAGGGCGGGCTTGCCCCATAAAGgtatctcttccagtcaaccgacAAACTATAAAGGAATTAATGATAGATAATagaaattttgttgaaatagaTTTCGGCAGTCcagtttattttgttattacagGTTTTGGATAGACAAAGACACATTGAGGAACCTGGACCCTGCGCTGCAGAAAGCCATGTGGCTGTTCTCCTGCACTAACTCCTGCGCCAACCCCATCGTGTACGGGGTCTTCAACAGGAACCGGTGGTCCTGGGGGTCAGGGAACGTAagtaagcaaaaaaaaattgtaataaaatacatacatacatacttatgttcacgtctatatcccttgcggggtagacagagccaacagtcttgaaaggactgataggccacgttcagctatttggcttaaagaaagaattgaggttcaaatagtgataggttgctaacccatcgccgaaaagaagaatctcaagcttagtcgccttttacgacatccatgggagagagatggagtggtcctattcttttttctattggtgccgggaaccacacagcactactACTACTAGTAATAGAATACGTTGGCAGGAAATTGTATTACACATGTCGTATCTTCTCCTTTTCTCTCTCTCGGTTTTGATAAGAAGCTCTAACGAGGCATAGCTTATCAACGTTTATGAGTCTTATGTGTGATGACAGAGCTTGCTTTTAAATATCAGAAGTTTAATAAGGTCAGCAGAGTCACGAATACGGTCTTCGCTCTATAGTTAACAACAATTAACGACTCAAGGAGATTCAAGGGAATCATGAGTTGATACCCTTGAATCTCcagattaaataataaaacagagtctagaataaatatatttttcatcagATATAAACGAGTAGTCTTATATTTCAGAACGGAAGGTGCCGTGGCGGCAGTGCTCGAAGAGGTTCCCGAATGCCATTTTACGGTGAATCCATGGAAATTTCAGCAGCAACCCTCGCCAGGGCCAGGAGTTCCCTCGGCGAGAGAAACGGGCGACGGGACTCCGCGCACGATGCGAGTGCGCAAAATGGAACGCAAAAACATTTGAACAGTCTTAACAATAACCACGTGGGTAACGGAATGGTGTAGTGTCGTGCATTTTACGGTTTTCCGGTTAAAGTCCAACACTAGTGGTTTCTTTGTGGCCAGTGTCTTTTTAGTACAAAAATGTTCAAAGTGTCTGCCCTGAATACACGTTTGTGGCCCAACGTACGTAGATATTTAAGCTTAagttaagaatttaattttaagattgaatgtttttaataaaataatataatagcgGAAGAGATCAGCTagtctttactttttttacaaaacgatattttattcaaaattacgGTTACTGCAATGCATATCATGctcattttgaaaaaaatgttgcGTAGTTTAACAAGTGTCAtttgacattataaataatatgagaTACTCAGAAATATTAAGATGCATAGAGATGCCTGAGAGAACTGTTTTTAAAGATGTGTAAATAATAGATtccgaaatttatttttgttactgtttAAATAGGTTTAATTAATTCCTAAATATGTAAAGAAAGCTTTAAGCGTAATCTTAAAACATATCTAGGATTGATGACGGATAAGTTTCTTACGGTTGTCGTTCGTGAGGTTTGTACCATGCcttgtacataatatataaatttagtcagtaaaagttaACATTCCCGTGGTAATCTATCGTCGTTTCAAAACTTTTGTGTGCGAAGCTTAGATattgaaaacaatattatgtaGTTTATACATAACTTTCTTATGTTcctaaaacatacaaatatttttttttgtatatttgtcacaatatttttttatttctataatggAAGAtggtatattttaattgttataaaagtGACCATTGAATCGAATTTAGGTCGAATGaaaatttggtaaaattttatgtgattAGCACAGTAGCATAATTTTGGGTGTTATAATTTGTACAACGTTTTGATTTTACGATGGGTTGATCAttcttgtatgtatataaattacaattatatttttatataaagctTAGCTTTAATAATCTATGATACTCATGGCTTGCCAATTTGAAAACATTCCAAATATCACGCTTAACCGATGagttagtttataaaaaatatatttatatgataagactgactgacagacgaCAGAGCGGGACAGCGATACTGGATTGTTAATTCTTTTGAtggtttttcttttgttaccaaatattttttttatgttcgaGTGCTTCACTCATTTTGGTTTAATTTGGTTGTTGGCTGTGAGGCTCTATAGACTTtgttctataaattttaaagaaatttttacgtgtaatataagtttaacttaaaattaaaatttgaatcgaaattaaagtttttttatttattattactgtaTTACGTAACGTAACGCCTTTTGGTGAAGCCCATagaaagatttttattgaagATGTCTCAGTTGCAGAAAATAAGTTTCAAAGTACCTTTACGGAGCCGAATGTAGTAGGCATTCTAAAAGTAATTTCCTGCGACTCATATCTCAAAAATTGCGCACGTCTACTAAGAGTCTGCTATATTTTCGAAATCTAGGAATATAGTCAAAAACTCACCATTGGTGAATGGTGGTGGTCATGAGGGAGAAGATCttcgatttttcttttagttttttttttgtattagcatatttttatatcccaCTGCTAGCCAAAAGCCTTCCCTTTCCTTTagattataaagaaaaaatacacaaaatcacacaacaagtgtttattaaaatattttcacatcaACTATGTCCATATAGATTTATATCAAAGTTTAACACATTAATTACCATTGAACAAAACTAGTAAGCTACTAACATTGAGACGTTTTGTACTTTTTTGGATtgatcataatttttattttcatatcgtCTTAAAGTTCACAATTTTTTGACTATTCGAATATAATGAATGACCTCAAAACTGCTCATTACGactttaacatttttctaGAAGGTAACAATTCAACAATAGAAAATTTATCAATGGTTGTTCTATACATTAATCgcagataaattattataaatagactAGAACTATTACATAGAAGACCTACTTTTAATTgtgattacaataaatatagaaatattaaaatctcttataataaattagttgTAACTAAATTCTTTCTtggaatatttatataaatgacaGCGTGActgaaaagaaattttttcatattaatcaGAAAACAGTGGGTACCaaatacacataaaaatatgtataaaacttcTTAACAAATACTTCATTGATTaggcaaaaatttaaaagatactCAAATTATTACACAAAACATACAACtctaaaaacattaaatggAATGCAATGATTTTACGTTTTAACGTCATGAATGACTGATAAAGGTTGAACTTTTTTCAGAGTAGTTCATTTTCATCTTTAATATATCAGGATAAACTAATATGGCACAATAGGATAGTAGAactatatattaatagacATTCATAAATGATATATCTATACAAAAATAGATAGGTCGTCCAGTgactactattattttttctaaaaacgtCGCGTTATTAAAGATAATACAAcactatataaaaatgttataataccAGAATATATAAGAAGATATATTGGCTCAAAATCCATTTCACAAAAtctcaaaaatattcatattcaaatcaaatattttttttgaaatatcgtgaaaaagtttttaagtactaaatatttctaataataaaattgtgctACATTTCTTTCAAATGcatatttgaattgaaatttttgttattgttattatggCACATATAGAACACACCGACACAATAAGCTCTTTCTAATAATTCTATAaactttataacaaatatGACTTTTACTCATTGTCACGCTTTCCGAcagaaaaagtttaaataaattattaagtcgTGTTTTAACTTATGACTTAGTCAGAAtggttataataatttattaacaattttcCAAAAAGACATTCTTAAAACTCATAACCGTTTTAAACAACCAAGCTGTTTCTAAAACTTATTGGCACTATTTAATCACACACATCATAAATAGTATAACTTAAACTATTATAATACAATCTGTTACCTATACAACGAgttcatacaaaatttacgAAGGAAGGTAATAATAACGCTGTCAGGTTTCTGTCAAACAAAGTAAATAAGGGTTGcttattaatgaaataaagaaaaatagctTTTTGCTTATTATTTCACAGATTCTATACATCAAGTTGATAACAAACTAACCCAACATCCGGAAAATCACACATCAATTACACTATTGCATTATTGTCCTGGCACGAAATAACGTTCGTTATTTGAACACAGAACGGTTATTGTAACCGTTAACGTTTGGCCGTGTGCGTCTTTTAATGATCGGCCTTCCCTAGTTCGGTCAGCTCCTGCGCGGCGGCTTCGCGTTCATTTTGAAGATTACGCGATTTCTCGATATCGCCTTGTGAGAGAGATGACACGATAATGGCGCCCAACGCGTCGCACACCACGTTGATCGTGGTTCGGAATCGGTCACTAAAAATCATGGGAAAATTTTAAagggtgagggaaaacatcatgaaGAAGGCCTTCGCATTCAGGAATCGTGTTAAGCCGAGTAGAAGATTCATTAGAAAACCATGacccaatatgggttaggaaATTGCAAAGGCTTCGGacggtcagacgggagtcgtttcgtgtaaaaatctgacttccCCAATCCTGGATTTTAGTCACAGGGAgactctccagagaggtgagaacCCAATAGGGTCTTACGCTAAGAGGATGATGATAAACAGGAAATCGTCAAATTCTCCACTTAAACTGAGATAGACTCCTGCCTAATATTATATGTTAGAAGAGCAGTCTGCGACGAATTAGTTCCGCAAGCAGAATAAAATGGCAATAAGAGAAGTACCACATATCATGCACTATTACCATGATCAGCAGTCCTTTGAGTAAAACCTAAGGAGCGTAAAGAAACTGAATGCAGCAGAAATCCAATAACTCTGCGGCCCTTTTCTACGGTAAACACTTTAAAAATGCTGGTgctatgaatttaaaaaaaaataagtacttacagtaGCCAGTCCACAGCCAGGATGATGGAGACGTCCTCAGCTGGCAAGTTGACGGTGTCCAGCACCATCACCATGGTCACCAAGCCAGCTTGGGGAATACCAGCCGCGCCGATACTAGCTGCTGTGGCCGTCACActgaaattaaacaaatgtgtaactaaaaataaataaatacgggacaaattacatagattgagttagcctcgaggtaagttcgaaacttatatgctacgagatactaattcaacgatatACCAATAAGGctaataagaaaaagttcCTCAGAGCGTCGGTGAACGAACGGAggaccaaaataaaaaagcgtaATGCCCAGGTTCCAATCATACAGCGCCGATGACTCTTTTCGTAGATATGTTCATTAGTTTTATGATCTTAGGTTACCCTAAGGTAAGGTAAGGGAGTTTGTGTAAGATGATCTAATATGAATCAGGCTCcgctgcaaaggttgcggccGTCAGACGGTTatcgcttcgtgtataaaCCTGACTTATTTCATCCAAGATAATGGTCGCACTTCAGGCTCCATATAGACTAGAATGTAACCTCCACTACCCCGCCATGAAGAAGGTGGTAAGAATGTTAGTCTATAGATTAGTGGCAACTAtaccaacatacatacctaacaGCAACAATTTTCCCAAACGACATGTCCACTTTTCTCAGCTGCGCGATGAAGATGGCGGCCACGGCTTCGTACAACGCGGTGCCGTCCATGTTGATGGTGGCTCCGATGGGGATCACGAACCTGGTGATCCGCGGGTCCAGGCCCATGTCGTCGCAGCACCCGATCGTGATGGGCATCGTCGCTGAACTGAAACCAAAACATTTGTATTAGTaaacatacttttaaaatagcGTTTTCCTGGTAACTTTTTCGCGGTTGGGCGTTATTCACCAGAACTTTAAAGATAAATCCGGTGCGGGTCGAACTCGCATATAAAGGGTTCATACTATTGTGTTTTCATCGAAATTATTCCGTATTTCTTAAAGTATGAGATCGATTTTGTCCGACCAATTATTGAATttcatataagtaatttttttcagtgTCAATTCAAGACCATGCCAAAACTAACCGGCCACGATTTTCAACCGCATGAAGCCTCCCAGATCCACCTACACTTAAAAGAAACATTCTATGATGATCCGTGTGTAAAGAAGTTACCTATCCatttaaacaacaaaaaaagagACATCTTAAACCcgctttaaataatttaccaaAGGCGTCATGTCAAAATGTCGCCATGACTGAGCCGCCAATTCATGCAGGAATAGCCCCGGAAGAACTGCCATAAAGTACAACCTTAGAAGCCCAGTTGTAATAAATCCCGTGGAGTTTTCAATCAGAAAGATCGAAAAGTTCGTTGGCTTAGTAACGGTTTAGTAGAATTACATGCAAAGAAAAGCAAACTCTTCTCAGTAAATAAGGAGAAAATACTCATAGGATTATTCATTTCAGATCAATAACGtagttaattaacaaaaatcttCTTTACCTAGAAGCGGTACCAAAGGCAGTCGCCATGACCTGTCCCATCTTCGCGATATACCGGCACGGCAGCTTCTTGGTAGCCAATATGAACAGTATGCTCAACGTCCCGAACCCATGCAAGAACAGCCCCAAAAGTACAGTCATGAAGTACAACCCTAGACGCCCAACAAGCTCTGCAAAAGAATCGATCTCCATGATCTTGGCTGTCACGAGGAAGAACACCCCGAGTGGCGATAGcctgaaataaatagaaaaatattgtttaaaagcTTTATATCTACtgatgtttatacatacatatgatcacgtctatatccctagcggggtagacagagccaacagtcttgataagactgaatggccacgttcagctatttggcttaatgatagaattgagattcaaatagtgacaggttgctagcccatcgcctaaaagaggaatcccaagtttataagcctatcccttagtcgccttttacgacagggaaagagatggagtggtcctattcttttttgtaatggtgccgggaaccacacggcgtaaataaataaacttaaatataaattcattttaaccGTACCAAATAACCCATCCAGTGATGATCATCATGGCTTCCGACAGAGAATGGAAGAAGTTCTGCAACGGCCGACTCTGCTCCCCCATCTTGCCCAGGGTGATTCCCAGGACTATGCTAAAGCAGACCAGTCCCAACACGTTGCTGCCGCTCTGGTAATCACCCTCTATCTTGTAGGTTTCGAGGTGACctgaaaattcaaattttttgtttgcataatataattttatataattaggtggtgtgtttatatttaatctcCACAAGGAAAGTTAGATTTACTATTTCTGTAGTATTTGTGATAATCTATAATCGCGAGAGAAATCGCGGCAAaaaggtaatatttttatatggtcacgtctatatcccttgcggggtagacagagccaacagtattgaaaagacttaatggccacgttcagctatttggcttaatgatagaattgagat of the Amyelois transitella isolate CPQ chromosome 19, ilAmyTran1.1, whole genome shotgun sequence genome contains:
- the LOC106132625 gene encoding excitatory amino acid transporter 3, whose product is MPLQFGRNRCSTFMRENLLTMMTVIGVVSGTLLGWGLRSSGYQWSRREVMYFQYPGELFLRMLKCLIVPLLVSSIVSAIGSLDLSLSGKVGLRAIIYYMTTTVCAVMLGIALVTTIKPGKDPEAFQQPNATKLVTKDTLTSDTLLDLIRNVFPENIVQATIATYRTRLVYDKNDTKAKFGHLETYKIEGDYQSGSNVLGLVCFSIVLGITLGKMGEQSRPLQNFFHSLSEAMMIITGWVIWLSPLGVFFLVTAKIMEIDSFAELVGRLGLYFMTVLLGLFLHGFGTLSILFILATKKLPCRYIAKMGQVMATAFGTASSSATMPITIGCCDDMGLDPRITRFVIPIGATINMDGTALYEAVAAIFIAQLRKVDMSFGKIVAVSVTATAASIGAAGIPQAGLVTMVMVLDTVNLPAEDVSIILAVDWLLDRFRTTINVVCDALGAIIVSSLSQGDIEKSRNLQNEREAAAQELTELGKADH